CCTATTTTGATGCCATCAGCTGTCTTTATAACAATGGCCTTGCTGTCATATTCATTTTCGGGTTCACGGTAAAAGCTAAGCTTGTCATTTATAGCTAGCTTTGGCTCTATTTCCTCTATTCCTTCCACATGCATCGTTCCCGCAACATGTGTATCAAAGAGATAAATTTCCCTTTCAAATGGCTTTGGTATATCAATATCCTTATTGTTATGCATAAGGCTCATCAGACCCGATGCATCCACCTTAACAAGATTGCTCATTTTCTACTCCAACATTTCAGCTATTTTTGCTTTATATAATTCTATTTCTTCTTCATATAGTTTTTGGAGGCGTTTAAACTCCTGTTTCATTTCCTCAATTTTAGCACTATCTTTTACGATATCTCTCCTGTTATATGGAAAGCATTTTTTGGTAATGCAAATTTCCTCTTTAATATGCTCTATCAAAGCTTGCAGG
The nucleotide sequence above comes from Eubacterium sulci ATCC 35585. Encoded proteins:
- a CDS encoding restriction endonuclease, whose amino-acid sequence is MSNLVKVDASGLMSLMHNNKDIDIPKPFEREIYLFDTHVAGTMHVEGIEEIEPKLAINDKLSFYREPENEYDSKAIVIKTADGIKIGYVPQMDNLIFSRLMDAGKLLFARIQMKEQRGKWIKINIKVFLQD